The DNA sequence AAATAATCCCTATCCATTTAGGCCCGGAATGGTACGTTGAAAATCAGGACTTGGCGGTTGAACCAAGCGATACTATTGAGATTACTGGCTCAAGAATTAATCTTGATGGAGAGTCTGCCATTATTGCCTCTGAAATAAAGAAAGGAGATAAAAGGATGGTGCTTCGAGACGACAAAGGTTTTCCACGTTGGAGCGCATGGAGAAGCGCTGTAATTAATAATTAAAGAGAAATGTGTTTCTTTTGAGGATTTCCTCTATGGCAAAACATACTCTGTATACTATTGGCAGCATTTCCTCCTTCCTGTATGCTGCTATTACCCTTTCTTCTTATATGTACTTGTGGTTTCGGTTTGGCAGTATCCTTAAAAGCGACCAGCCCAGTCAGATATTGACAATGATAAATCAGAGGTCTGTTGAGTGGCCAATTGTATGGTGGACAATTACTATTATTCCACACGCCTTTATTCCTTTATTTTTGGCGGTCTTGAAAGATCTTTGGAAGGATGAGCATACACTAGCCTCACTAGGATTCATGGCCGGTATTGTAGCTCTCATTTTGGGCATCTTGAGTCCTTTACGATGTATTGCAATTTCGGGAGTTTTGGCTAAGATTTTTGTCAGCGGAAGCGAAATGCAGAGAGCCGCCGCCGATGTGATATACAGGGTAGAGGAGTCTTATGGCAAAGGTATGTATTGTGTCTTTGGTGCTACTTGATTCATAGGCTGGGTAGGCCTGTCAGGCCTCGGAATGATACGTACAACTTCACCTGTATTCCCAGAGTGGTTGGGATGGCTGGGCATTATTGTTGGTTCGATGTATCTTTTTGGTATACTGGGAAGACTTATTTGGACTCCTCTTGGAACGGCCAGAGGGGTTGCCTTTTTTTTCTTTCTTGCCTTTGTCGTATTAACAGGATTACGATTACTCAAGGCATCATTAATTAAGGGTGGCTCCTAAAGAGATACAATTACTCATAATACACAAAAAACTTCCCTCGTCTTTTATGTTACAAAAAATGTATAAGTAGCTTAAAGAGAAATACTCCTGGTCATTGTTCTCTCACTCTGTAGTTACATGAATCATCCATGAGGCTATTTTTGACAGGAGAGACGTAAAATCTTACGGTCTCTCCTCATGAAAAAACAGGATCGATGTAGGACGAGGCTTTAGCCTTGCCGAGAGCAATTAAGATATACCATAATTCTGATAAAGGTATCTATGGTACTCAAAATACCACTGAATCATAGATGTGTGAGATTTCAATTCTGTAGGGTAATCTTTTAGAGTTGCTATCTCCCGGCGTAGGTATTCCAAACAGGAGGCAAGGCTAAAGCCTCGCCCTACATCTTAATATGATGATAAAAAGCGCCGAAGACCTCATGTAACTTTATATCTCATTTTGAGTAGTTCCAAAGAACAAATTTATGGAAGCCTCTGACGAATTACATATAGTGACAGGTGCATTTGGCTATACCGGTAAATATATAACCCAAAAACTCCTTTCTCTGGGGAAAAAGGTCAGAACCATTACCGGACATCCCACACGTTTAAACCCTTTTGGGAATAGGGTAAGTGCTGTACCGTTCAACTTCGACAATCAAGACGAACTGATCAGAAATTTGCGAGGAGCTGCGACCCTGTACAATACCTACTGGATTCGTTTCTCACGTGGTGAAGTTACCTTCGATACAGCCGTTGCGAATACGAAGATCCTCATGAAAGCAGCAGAAGAGGCGCATATCCGCAGGGTTGTGCATATCAGCATCACAAACGCCTCTGAGGAATCCCCTTTCGCCTATTTTCGGGGAAAGGGAATTCTTGAGAAGGTCATAAGTCAGTCAAAATTATCCTATGCTATCATCCGGCCAACGGTACTCTTCGGGCACGAGGATATCCTTATCAACAATATAGCCTGGATCCTTCGTCATTTTCCCCTATTTGCTATTGCTGGATCGGGAAATTATAAACTACAACCCGTGTTTGTGGAAGATGTGGCAAATATCGCCGTGGAGGCCGGTCAACATGGAGAAAATATGATTATAGATGCAGTCGGTCCAAATATTTATTCCTTCAATGAAATGGTTAGGCTCATTGCCAACAAGATCCACAGCAAGGCAATCGTTGTCCACCTGAAACCGAATACGGTACTTTTTTTCTCAAAATTAATTGGCTACATAGTTAACGATGTGATATTAACCGAAGATGAAATCTATGGGCTGATGTCGAATCTTCTTATCTCAAAAAATCCGTCAACAGGCCACGTGCGATTGAGTGATTGGTTAACGTATAACGCCGATATTATTGGCACCAAATACGCCTCTGAACTACGCCGGCACTACCGTTAGATAATTTTTGTCCATATGTACTGTCCAATCTTATTATCATAGTTATTTTGGTTGAATAATCACGTGCCGGGCGAAGCAAGAATTATGCATAAACGTCATAAAACATGACAAGATACCTGTTGTGCCTTAAAAATTAAGAGATTGTTAGCATTATATCTGTTCTATTCATTTCGATTAATTCCATTCTTTTGGATTAGTTTTAGCACAAAATTAGTACAAATTATGTCAAAAAATTTATAAAACACCAATTTCCTTGATAACGGATAACCTGGAACGTTCGACCCTATTCTTTCCCAGAAGAGCAAAAAAAACTTGAATTCTTCTTCACTTTTGTAATAATATTCTTTAAAAAATGGAAATAAGAAATCTATCTTGGGGAAATCCTACAGAAAATGATTTTGATCTTATTCTCGATTTTTATTCTGGTACAAAAATTAATTCGGATCGAACATCTTCAGTTCCCTTAGCACAGTATTGGAAGAACACAAATAACGCAATCACCTTCATCGCTCAGAAAATAAAACTACAATCAAATAGTGTGTCCATATATTTTGAGTATCCAACGAAATCCGCTGGCAGGAATAAATCTTCCATGTCGGATGTGATGATCGTTTCAGATAAATGCAAAATTGCAATAGAAGGAAAGTTTACAGAGTATCAAAAGGCGGAGTATGAAAGCATCAAAAAAGGAATTATATCCAATTAATAAAACCCCATGACAATTTAGAATATTATGCACATATAATAAAAACAATTCAAAATATAAGAGCAGATAAAGAAAATGTATTCCAGAGAATGAAAAATGAGGAAATATATAAATTTGGCAAACAAGAAATATTAAAATATGAAACGCATAACGATCGCTTCAACCTGACAACACGGACAAGCCATGTTGTAAGTTAAGCGCATGGTTAGATAGAACAACAAATCAAACAACAGGAGATAATCACAATGATCCCGGAAAAACTGCTTGAAATTATGAAACAGGATGGGGTTGTTGCCATTGCGACCCTGGGAAAGGATGGGCCGCATATGGTCAACACATGGAATAACTACATCAGAATATCACCAGACGGACGATTGTTCATTCCTGCAGGTTACATGTATAAGACAGAGGCTAACATTGCCTATAACCCCAATGTGCTGATTACGTTGGGAAGCAGCAAGGTTAAGGGCTTGCACGGGGCAGGCGCCGGTTTTTTGATCAAGGGAAAGGCGGCCTTTATAACATCCGGACCTGATTTTGATTTCATGAAGACAAAGTTCAGTTGGCTGCGAGCCACCCTGGCCGTTACCATCGATTCCGCTACTCAAACCTGGTGAAGGCGATTGGACAGTTTGTACATTACAGTGTACAAATTGAACCCGCAATGGGTAGGGGCAGGTTTTAAACCTGCCCCCTACGGAAATAAGAGAATCTTTGCTGAGCCATTATCCGACAGACCCTATAAACATCTTATGAAATTGCTCTTCATGAAGCCGATGGTAGAGTCCGTACAACTCCAACAATTCTTGATGACTTCCAACTTCTACGATTCTTCCGCCATCAAAGACAACAATTATATCTGCCGACTGAATAGTAGAGAGTCGATGGGCTATGATTATGGTTGTTCGGTTTTGCATTAATCTTTTTAATGCCTGCTGAATCAGATTCTCCGCTTCGGAATCCAGGGAAGAAGTTGCTTCATCGAGAATCAGGATTGGCGCATTTTTTAAAAAAGCCCGTGCCAGTGCAACGCGCTGTCTCTGCCCACCTGAAAGTTTCAGGCCGTCTTCACCAATTTCTGTTTGATATCCTTTTGGCAGTTTGCAGATAAAATTATGGGCATTAGCAGAAATAGCTGCAAGGGAGACTTCTTCTCTCGTAGCATTGGGTTTGCCGAATATAATATTCTCATAAATTGTTCCGGAAAACAAAATAGGGTCCTGGGCACTGTAGCAATTTTCCTTCTTAAATAACTTAATTTGAGATCCCGGATATTGAAGCCGTCAATAGTAATTGTTCCTGCCGAGACATCATAAAATCTCGGGATAAGTTTGGCAAAAGTAGATTTACCAGAACCACTCGGGCCAACGAGCGCCACGGTACTGTTCGCTGGTATGCGCAGATTGATATCCTTCAGGGCAATCTTTGATAATTCATAGGCAAAATAAACATTCGAAAACTCAATCTCGCCCTTCATGGGTCCGCTTTCTCTGGCAGCAGAATGGTCGACAACTTCTGGCGAAGTATTAAATACCTCAACAATCCTCTCTATCGCAGACTGAGAATTGGCCAAAAGGATATTGAGTTCAGTAAGTCGGTTGAGCGGAGTATAAAACATACCCAAATAGGCATAAAACGCAGTCAATTCTCCAACGGTAAGATGGCCGTGAATAACCTGCACAGCTCCATACCAGACTACAAGAACAGGGGCGATAGAAGTTAAAAAACCGATTACAGATGCGGCAGCGGCATTATGCTTTACATTTTCCAACTGATAGGATAAATACTCACGGTTATCCTGAAAGAATTTTTTCTCTTCTGACTTCTCCCGTGTGTAAGATTGTATGATGGAAATACCACTGAGCTTTTCATGAACATCTCCGGATATCTCTTCCATCTTTTCACGAGCCAGTAAACTGGTTTTTCTGATTCGAGCCTTGAAAAGATTGTTTAAGAAAACATAAAAAGGGAAAATAGCGATAGACACCAGCGCCAATTTGTAGTTCATGAGAAAAAGAAGAAAAGCAATCAGGAATAACGAGCTTGCGTCCATTACCGTATTCGTAAAGGCAGCGCCTACAAAATTTTGAGCAACCGAGATATCTCCCAGCAGACGAGATGCAACTGACCCCACCCTGCGCTTCTCATAAAAACTCAGGGACATGCGCTGAAGGTGGACATATAACTCATGCCGTAAATCGAAAATAAGTCTTTGGCTGGTTCGGTCAGCGAGATAGGATCTTAAATAGGTAACCATAGCCCAAAATGCAAAGATGGCAATCAAGGCCAGCATAGTATAATGTAATTTTACAATATTATACGAAGAGGGCGACAGCAAACGATCAACCACATCCTTAAAAATCCAAGGAAAGATTATAGGAATGTTGTATTTCAGCAGTCCGCAAAAGGTAGCTGCTATGATTGACCAGCGATACGGCTTTACATAAGATAAAAATTTCTTCAGTGAAGGACTTATAACAAAATTTAACATAGGCTTACTGTATTACGAGGCGTGAGTGAATTTGCTGCTAGCAATGCTTACTCAAGGTCTGTATAAATGATTGGATTCGCTACTCGTTAAGAATTTGTTTTTCAAAATGTAAAAATAAAACTTCATAGAATAATACACAATATCAGACAATTTGCAACTTCTATTTTTCTTAATTTACCCCTGATTTATTAGCATCATGTATCAGTAAAGAAAAACGATTTACAAGAAATAAGCGGTGATGGAAATAATGAGATAGAAGGCCAGTAACAAAAATCCTTCCAACCAATTACTCTTATTATCATGGACGACAAGCCATGTGCCGCCGATAGACATGCCCAAGGTAACCAACTCGATCTTATTAAAGATCAGATTAAAATTTTCACCAAAGGCACCAGCGATAAGGACACAAATAGGCGAAACAAAGAGTGCAATCTGTGCACTGCTTTCTCCGGCAATAGCGAGACTCAGATTGATCTTGTTCTTCATTGCGCTACTGATGGCTACTGAGTGTTCAGCCACATTGCCAACGAGCGGCAATATAATGAGACCCATAAAAGCTGGCGGGATGTGTGCCGATTCAACAAGAGGCTCAATCTGGTGCACTAATATTTCTGACATATAGACAAGTCCGCCTGTTGCCAAAACCAGGATAGCAAGACTTTTTGCCATACTCCAGCGAGGCGCTGTGGCTTCAATGGCCTCGTGGATAACCCGAGAAGCCTCTTTATCCTCACGATGGATAATCGTATAAAGCATCCCCACAAAGTAAACTATTAATAGAACTACTGCGATGCTGACGCTGTATTTGTTAATTAAGAGCAAGCTATCTTCTTTTGCAAAGACCGAGGGTACAGCGAAACACATGGCAGCCATAGAGAGGTGGATGATTGTGGGACCGGTAATTTTAGGACTAAGCTTTAGCTCTCCAAATTTTATACCCCCGCAAATATACTGAGTCCCAAAATGAGGAGAATATTACCAATGATAGACCCTATTAGTGAATATTTCACAATATCTATCAGGCCACTCTTAATTGCAAGGATGGCAATAACTAGTTCCGCAGCATTGCCAAAAGTAGCATTGATAATACCAGAAAAGTGTTCTCCCGTTTTTTCAGAAAGCACCTCTGTGGCCTCGCCTAGAAAGTGGGCAAGGGGCACGAGGACTGCCGAAGCCAGGGCAAAAGTGATAATAGCAGGAAAATGATTGTGGTAGGCAATAACGGAGACAGGCATTAACAATAACAGATAATGCCAAAGGCTAAATTTTGGGAATAAGGGTAATACCTTGTAATTATCCTTTATAGACATGTTATGAGGAAAACAATACGCGAACCGTATTCAGCGTGAGGTCTTTTACGAAATTACATTTGCTATACAAGGCTACGTATCTTTTGTGAATTTTTCATGATAAATAATTACCTCTTATTCCAGTACATTGGTCGGGGCGAGAGGATTTGAACCTCCGACCTCGACGTCCCGAACGTCGCGCTCTAGCCAAACTGAGCCACGCCCCGAATTATTTTTCTTCTGTATTCTTTTATCGATTTTATCGTCCGAAGTCAAATAGAATCTTTATTTATTTTTTCTCTATCATTACCTTCTCCGCTCCAATATTTCCTTCGCCATCGAATGCATTGATGATAAGGGTGTAATCACCAGGAGCGAGAGGTTTCGTGGTGATTTGAAAAGCCTCTTCTGTACTATCAAAAACACCGTCCACAGGATAGGCAGAGATCCACTCCTGCCCGTCGGCGGTGTACTGAATCTTTACAATAGAACTGTGGTCATCTTTTGCGGAACCTGAGATGACACACCTTCCATCCGCTTTGTCCATAGTGCTCAAAGGCTGGATGACAGGCCTTGAATTATCAACTACCACGGGCGGCGCTGTGTTTTCTGCGCTGAGAGCTGTTTCGGGCGGGTTGTCGGGTTCGTCGCTCACTACCAATTTGATTTGATATTCTCCGTCAGGCAGGCGCAGGGTATCCCATGCATATGTCCCTTTCTTTTGTGTATTTTTATCAATAATTTTCCATGCCTTTTCATCAACGCCCTTATAATACACTACCACCTGTACGGTATCGTTATTTTGATCTTCCACTTCCCATTGAATACTTTTTTGCGCTATTTGATAATGTGGCTTTTGGCCAGCAGGTGTCTGCGGTTTTGTTTCCACCTTACCATTTGTCTTAGAGGATTTTTGCAATGAAGAGACATCCTTTTCTATCGTAAAACTGATAATTGCAGGGGATGATTTTTTGGAAGATATGATAATGATACCGTGTTGAGCGAAGGAGTAGTCTCGGTATTCGTTGTCTCTAAAATTGCTTTGTACTGTATAAAACGAGCAGGGCGACTTGTTATTTTCCGGCCAGGGGACAGGTAGGGTGATGACCAATTGTCCCACGTCACATCCGGCTTTTCGCAATTCCCCGAACGGGTAGCAAGCATAACGCGTGTGCCCTCAGGCTGTTTGCTTGTCCAGGAAATACAGCCCCAATTTGATAACGTGGCTGTATCAAGTACGTTTGATAAAAAGGTACCTTCTTTTGCATAAGAAGGAGATATCTTACAGACCTTTCCCATATTCCCCGTGCCAATATACACCTCATCATTCTGCGTGCTGAGACAGCAAAGCACCTGTACTTCTTCTACATTTGCCAGGCTGCTAGAGATCTCGTCCTGGTTGATTTTATATATTCCGGAATTATTGGCGGTAACTGCGTAGAGATTATTCTGCTTATCTAAAGACATGCCAAGGATAAATGCCTGATCGATTTCAAATATTTTTTTAACAAGTCCTTCTCGGGTAATTTTATAAATGTAGTTTGGTATGTTTGGAACGCCTGCAACTTTTGATGGCGCACCAATGTCTCTTGATACAGATCTTTGCATTGCCATTGGCATAGGTTGTACCATAGGCAGTTCTTCGGGAATGTTCAG is a window from the Candidatus Jettenia sp. genome containing:
- a CDS encoding pyridoxamine 5'-phosphate oxidase family protein; the encoded protein is MIPEKLLEIMKQDGVVAIATLGKDGPHMVNTWNNYIRISPDGRLFIPAGYMYKTEANIAYNPNVLITLGSSKVKGLHGAGAGFLIKGKAAFITSGPDFDFMKTKFSWLRATLAVTIDSATQTW
- a CDS encoding NAD(P)H-binding protein; this translates as MEASDELHIVTGAFGYTGKYITQKLLSLGKKVRTITGHPTRLNPFGNRVSAVPFNFDNQDELIRNLRGAATLYNTYWIRFSRGEVTFDTAVANTKILMKAAEEAHIRRVVHISITNASEESPFAYFRGKGILEKVISQSKLSYAIIRPTVLFGHEDILINNIAWILRHFPLFAIAGSGNYKLQPVFVEDVANIAVEAGQHGENMIIDAVGPNIYSFNEMVRLIANKIHSKAIVVHLKPNTVLFFSKLIGYIVNDVILTEDEIYGLMSNLLISKNPSTGHVRLSDWLTYNADIIGTKYASELRRHYR
- a CDS encoding ATP-binding cassette domain-containing protein yields the protein MFSGTIYENIIFGKPNATREEVSLAAISANAHNFICKLPKGYQTEIGEDGLKLSGGQRQRVALARAFLKNAPILILDEATSSLDSEAENLIQQALKRLMQNRTTIIIAHRLSTIQSADIIVVFDGGRIVEVGSHQELLELYGLYHRLHEEQFHKMFIGSVG